GACATCAGGTGCCGGCTGTTGAGGAGCGGGATCGCATGCATCGCCCAAACCGTCGTGGTCAGTGTCGAGCTGGTCGGGATTGAAAAGAACTGGACAGTTGTCCGTATTTCTTCCGTTGGCGAGCAGAATTTCTGGCACGCCGTCACGGTCAACATCTCCTAAGAGTGCGTGAGCCGTCAACGGCTGGACAATGAGTACGAACAATACGAACAATGCGATGTATGGTTTCATGCGAATCCTCCAAAATTAGTTAACGAGCAGTTCGAGCGTGAGCAGCAGGCGCGTGTCATGTATGGTTTCTTCAAGCTGGGCTTTGCGTCCGTTGCTTGTTTCGCCAAACGTAGTGGTATGTGCAACACCGATGCCGAGCGTGTTGAGCCGCTGCTGGTCAAGGAAGTACATGCCGCGCACATTTCCAGCGAGTAAAATCGAATGACGCTCCTCGCGCGTCTCTTGCACTGCGGCACTCATCTGGTCATACGTTCCACCGATGCTTCCTGCAAAGCCAATTTCACTGAAGCGTACACGGAGTGCAGCGTCGAGTTTTCCGCTGGGGCCAACATCATAATCAATTCCATCTGTATTAGTTTCGTGGTTCACGCCAGCGCCGCCAAGAAGCTGCACGTTGTAATCAGCGCCAGAAACGGATGCGAGCGCGTAGTCAAATCCGAGTAGGGCAAGAACACGCATCATGCGTTGTTCATTTTCCGTGAGCGCGCTGCCGGAAATACGTGCGCTGTCGATCGATGCTGCAGCGCCAACACGCAGGCTTTTGACGGCAAGAGTGATGTCTGTTCGTTGCCCTTCCAGCTCACGGAGATAAGCAAGTGCCAGTGCAACCTGAGTCAGAGTACCTTCATAGGTAAATGCGCCGAGAGTTTTTCCGTCGCGTGCAACAACACCGGTGCCGTTGTTGATGGTGAAATAGGAACCGTGGACATCAACGGCAAGGGTGTCGATGCTGCCGGCGACAACGCCAACAGTTCCTGCAATGCCGACACCTGCAGCATTGGCAGTTGATTCAATTCCCTGTGCGCTAAACCGATCAGCTAATGAAAGCAGTGCATATGCTGGAGCCACCGATCCGTGGAAATTCTGCCGGAGAGGTGCAAGAATTCCTGCTGCTTCGTCGTCAAGTGCAACATATGGAGACGATGGTGATGAATGAGTGGACGATTCAGCGCCAGACGCGGGAATTGCAGGCGAAGGAGTTGTTGATGAAGGTACGCTGCCTGCCAATGGCAATGTAGGAGTAGGTGTTGAGCTGACACGGAGAATGTATACTTTTTCATCACCTTCAAGTGCTTTTCGCGCTGGAGGTGAAAGCCGTTGCGTTCCGGTGTACTGGTTTTGCACGCGCACCGTTCCGGTCCAGCCCGGAGCCAACTCAAACGACCGGTCGAGATCGGTTGTTCTATCGCCGTCCATATCGACGAAATGAGTGAAGTTTCTCGTGTCACCACTATTTCTTGGGATGTATATTCCTGGGGTGAGCTCGAAGGCAGTGCCGTTTCTCTCGACAGTCGCCAGTGGCGTGCCGGTTGCTGGATTCATCTGCACAAAAACGATATCGCCGGGAGTGCCGTATGTTTGAATTGCTGATGCCTGGCGTTGTTCCTCGCCCATCAATTTTGCGTGTAATGCGCCGAAGTTTATTGATTGTAAAAGCGCAACCGGAAGCGTGAGTGTTTCACCGCGCTTCCAAATGGGTGCAGTAATGTCATACCGTGTTTTCACGCGGCCCGTGAGTGCCTCCCCAACGCCGCCATATTTTGTTCGGTGGGATTCCAAGTCATAGGTAAATTCTAACCGCATGCCACCGCCGCTGTCAGCGCCTGCGGAAAAAATTGAGATGAGCGCAGGATCAATCACATCACGTCCGGCCACAGTGGTGGTATGATGTGTTGTATAGAATGTGGCAATATCAAGGTAGGCAATTCCGCGGGCAATAAGCCCAATTGATTCGGAGGTAAGAGGAATGTCAAAACTTGAAAAAAGGTCGCCGAATTTGTAAAGCAGCCAGTTGTTGGTATCCTGTGAGTCGGCGTTTTTAATCGGTGTTTCAAGGCGAAGGCGGAGATAGGTGCCATCAACGCCGTCGCAGGTAACTGCATTTCTCGTCAGCCATGCCATGTAGGTTGGATTTGCGCAGATTTTAGCGAAGTCTGAAATATTTTGTTGCAGTGCAGCATCCGCAGATGGCTGTGCGGATCCAGACGCAGATGATGCGGGGGATGTGGATGACGATGCTGCAGAAACTGGTGCAGCTGATGTCGCTGCTGTTTGTGCTAATGCGCTTCCAGAAAAGGTGAGTGCTGCTGCACTGCCGACTGCGGCGAGTGTAGAGCGAAGCGTAGGAAAATGATCGGTAAGATTGGTAAAGAACGTGTGAACTCGGTCAGCCAATGTACTGGCATGCTGAAGATTCATGTGCTACCCCCGTAGACAGTGTGTTATCTCTACCACCCCCCATTTGATTAACTATTTGTGAGTAATAATAAGTTCTATATAAACCTTTCTCTCGGTTGCAATGGTTATATTAAAAACGACAAAACTTTTATAAAAGGCAAAGAAGCGACACAGGGTTAATGACAACGATGAAAACAGATGAGGGAAAAAACGAGAAAAAAGAGGAAGCAACCATATCGCCTCAATCATCGTCGCCGAACGATTCTAACGATATAACTGTTGATTTTTCAAAGATCTGGCATTCAGCAAAACAGTTTCGCAAAAGCAGTTTCCTAAAAACTGCACTTGCTGTTCTTTTGCTTATCATCCCGCTTATCTTGAGCATATATATTCGTGCACAGCCGATCGGCCTCACCGTAACAAAGGACTGGGCACACAATGCAGTTGATAACGCACTCCGCAACCAGCTCAGCGCAAAAATTGACGAGCAGTATGGAAACGTGCCGGTGGAAAGCAAGCAGCGAATTCTGGACAAGGAGTTCAGTAATTTTGTCGACCGCAACCCGAACCAATACCAATCCCAACTCAACTATTTTGCGGACCAGTACAAGAGTCAATTTTCTGCCCCTGACGGTACGGCATATCTCGGTGATATTGATTCATATTTATGGCTGCGCAAGGCGCAGAATATTCTTGACCATGGCAACGCTGGCACTGAAATTCGTGACGGCAGGACTTTTGACGGCTTCCTCGTTGCGCCAAACGGCGATTTTACTGCTGACAACTGGCACCCGAGGTTTATCGTTATGGTGTACAAATTTATTTCATTATTCAAATCAGTGAGCCTTGCCTACGCCCAGTTTTATGTGCCCGTCATTGTCGGCGCGCTGGCAACGCTGTTTGCGTTTCTCATCGGCAAAAAATTGACCAACTCGTTTGGCGGCTTTTTCGCAGGAATGATTGCCGCGGCAAATCCGGTTATTGTCTCGCGCACTGTTACCACTGATTCCGACAGCTACACGGTGCTGTTTCATTTTTTGGTTATATGGCTGTTCCTGCAGGCGCTCACTGCTGGTTCGCTGAAAAAGAAAGCCATGTACGCAGGCCTGCTTGGCTTGTCCTTGAGCGTGTTCAGCATGATATGGGAGGGATGGTGGTATAGTTTTGACCTGATGCTGTTCGTGCTCGTTGCGCTGGCAGTGTATTATATAGTGATGGAATGGCGAAAAAAATCGTTGGCCACGATTCGTAGCCATGCACACCTAAAAACAATCGGCATCGTCTTACTCGGCCTGGTGTTGAGCAGTTTCCTCTTTGTCAGCCTGTTCCGTTCACCATCATATTATATACATATTCAGAGCAGCATCTTCACGGTTCCTTTTACGCTGCAAGACGCAACCAAAGTCAGCCTGTGGCCAAATGTATACACCACAGTTGCTGAGCTCAATCAAATCGACGTCAGCAACATTATGCCTCAGCTCGGCAGCGGCCTGCTCGTCGTGCTCGGGTTTTTTTCGATTGCGTTGCTTGCGCTGTATAAGCGCAGTTATTTCTTTGCTCTCGGCGGGTTAGCATGGTACGCAGCGGTGTATGTTCTCTTCACGCGAGGTGTAGCTACAAACACCGTGCTTCTTGCCGTACTGCTCGGCCTCCCGGTACTCGGCTTCGTGATACTCTCGCTGGCACGCAAAAAAGAGATTCCTCTTATTCGTCTGGCAAGTGCCCTGTTGTTCGTGCTCTGGGTCGGATCAATGTTTTATGCATCAACCAACGGTATCAGGTTTGTCGTCCAGATCGTGGTTGGCTTGGCACTGCTTATGGGCGTTGGTGTTGGCACGCTTGTCACTGCCCTGCCCCAAGCTGCTGAACAACTCATGCAGACAGAGACATTCAAAATAAAATCTGCCCAGAAATATGTCACGCGCATGGTTATGCTTATCACGGTCATTTTTTTCTGTTTCATCCTCATTGCGCCGGCCAAAGCAGGCATTTCAATGGGCCGCGACCAGGCGCCGATTTTTGACGACGGCTGGTATAATACTATGATGAAAATAAAAAGCGACACTGCGCCGGATGCTATCATCACGTCATGGTGGGATTTTGGCCACTATTTTAAGGCAATCGGCAACCGTAGGGTCACCTTTGACGGCGGCACCCAAAATCGCCCACAAGCGCACTGGGTTGGAAAAATTCTGCTCACGAGTGATGAGGATGAAGCACTCCACATTTTGCGCATGCTCAATTGCGGCGGAAATAATGCGTTTGACAGCATCAATAAAATTTTTACCGATCCGCTCAAATCAATCAAACTCACGTATGGCCTTCTGCGGCTCGACAAGCAAAAAGGCACTGCTGCCCTCGAAAAAATAACAAACAAGGAAGACGCCCAACGCATTGCAGGATACTTGTACTGCACGCCGCCAGAAAGCATTTTTATCACCAGCGAAGACATGCGTGGCAAGGGAGGGGTATGGTCTCACTTCGGCAGTTGGGACTTTGAGCGCGCAAAAATATGGCTTGAAATAAAAAACAAGAACCGTGATGACGCCATCGAATACCTGCAAAAAGAATTCAACTACCCGCCAGACCAAGGGGAAAAAATCTATAACGACATCCAGCAAATTCCAAACCAGCGTGAGGCAAACACATGGATTACTGGCTGGCCAAATTATATGAATATTGGAACGTGTGAAGATGATGAAAAAGACACAACGTCAATGCGGTGCACGGCGTCAGTTAACTCAAACAGAGTAGTTCTGCGCATCAACAAGGACACGAAAGACGTCTTTGCCGAAAATAGTGCAACCAAGCAGCATCCGAACGTCATCGTCTGGCAAGACGCCACGGGATTCCATGAGCGCAGATATGACAAAAACACGCTCGAAATCGGCGTTGCACTCATCGGCAACAACATTCTTATCATGGACAAAGACCTTGCAGCAAGCATGTTTACCCGGCTATTCTTTTTCCAGGGCGGCGGACTAAAACATTTCACGCTCCTTGCCGACGAACAGAGTACCACAACTGGAAAAATCTTTGCGTGGAAGGTTGCCTGGCCAAAAGAGTGGCTGAACTGACGCCCGACCAGCAGAACCAGCAGCTTTTTAATTCCCTTGTTTTTTCGTGAGCAGCATGGAACCAATACTTGTCACGGGCGGCGCGGGCTTCATCGGCAGCCATGTCTGCAAAAAACTGCTTGAAAAGGGCTATCGTGTTGTGTGTGTTGATAACCTGAACGATTATTACAATCCTGACATAAAAAAGAAAAATGTTGAGCATCTGTGCGCACATGCAGAATTTGTTTTTTACCATGCTGACATTCTTGATGTTCGCGCGCTTGATATTGTATTTGAAAAGGAACACCCGACACGAATCATCCATCTCGCTGCACGCGCCGGTGTGCGCCCATCGCTGGAACAGCCGAACTTGTACGCCAATGTCAACATTCGCGGCACGCTCAACGTGCTTGAGTGTGCACGTCGCCAGGGCATACGCCGTGTGGTGTTTGGCTCGTCGTCAAGCGTCTACGGCCTCAACACAACAGTTCCTTTTTTAGAGACTGATGATGTTGCCAACCAAGCAAGCCCCTACGGCGTTTCAAAGCGCGCCGGTGAACTGTATTGTTACAATTATCACCATTTGTATGGCCTCAGCATTGCGTGCCTCCGCTTTTTTACCGTGTACGGCCCGTCAGGCAGACCAGATATGGCACCGTATAAATTCACAAAGCTTATAAGTGAAGGGAAATCCATCGAGCTGTTTGGGGATGGCACGTCGCAGCGGGATTACACCTATGTTGATGATATTGTACAAGGAGTTGTTGCGGCGCTCGAGCATCCGGATATCGGATTTGAAATCATTAACCTGGGCGATTCGCGCCCGGTGCCGCTGAAACAATTCATTGCTATCACCGAAGAGGCAGTGGGAAAAAAAGCGAGCATTGTGCACCAGCCCTTTCAGCATGGCGATGTCCCAGTAACATTTGCAAACATCGAAAAGGCCCGCGCGTTGCTGGGCTATGCGCCAGAAACACCGCTCGAACAGGGAATGGCACACGTTGTTGCGTGGTTCAACGAACAGAAAAAGAAAAAACAAGAAAAATAAACAGGTAAAACGTATGAAACAGATTGACCTCAGCATTGTTGTACCGGCATATAATGAAGAAAAAAACATGCAGCCGCTCTATGAAAAAATCAGCGCAGTCATGCAGCGCATAAAGCGCTCGTATGAAATTATTTTTGTCGATGATGGCAGTACCGACGGAACCCTACGCGAATTAGAAGCATTCCGCGACTCGCACGTTATCGTCATTAAGTTCAGGAAAAATTTCGGCCAGACTGCTGCGCTGGACGCTGGCTTCAAGTCAGCTCGCGGAAAGATTCTCGTGCCGCTTGATGCTGACCTGCAGAACGACCCCGAAGACATCCCGCGCCTTGTTGCAAAACTTGAAGAGGGCTATGACGTGGTGTCCGGCTGGCGCGTGAAGCGCCGGGACTCGTGGGCGAAAAAAATTGTTTCCCGCGGCGCAAATCTGTTGCGGAAAGTGTTGCTCCAAGATACGATTCACGACTCAGGATGCACCCTAAAAGCGTACCGGCGTGAATGTTTTGAACATCTGACATTATATGGAGAGATGCACCGTTTTATTCCTGCCCTGCTCGGGCTTCGCGGATTCAAAATAACTGAACTGCAAGTGCGCCACCATCCACGCGCCCACGGAAAAACAAAGTACAGCATCAAGCGGGTGGTCAAGGGATTCCTCGACATGCTGGTGGTGACGTTTTGGATGAAATACTCGACACGGCCTATTCACCTGTTTGGCACGCTGGGAATTTTTACGACGTTCATCGGATTTCTCATCGGGGTGTACCTAACGGTGCTGAAACTTTTTTTCAACGAGCCCATTGGCAATCGGCCGCTGCTCCTGTTAACCATCATGCTTATTGTGCTCGGCGCACAGTTCGTTATTTTTGGGCTCATGTCAGATATCCTGGTCAAAATTTATTACAAAAACGAGCCGACGTACGCAATTGAAAAAATGCACAAAAAGCAAAAATGATAGTGGATATGGTGATATCTATGGTTGTTCAAATATTTCTTCGTTGGGCAAAAAAACTGCCGATTGACCTTGGCCAAGAAGCCATGAATGAGAAAACAAAAGGCAAAAAAATTGCCGCAGCGCTGGTGCCACACGTGCCACCAAGCGAGTTTGGAAAACGCATCGCGCTTGATGTCGGCTGCCGCAATGGCCACCAAACACTGCTGCTGGAACGGATGGGATACCGCGTCACGCCGGTTGACATCGAAAAGTCATTCGACCGATGCATCATTGTCGATGCGAACAAGAAACTGCCCTTCAAAGACAATAGTTATGACCTTATCTGGTGCAGTGAAGTTATCGAGCATCTTGCAAATCCTGCGTTTACCGCGTCCGAATTCCGCCGTGTGCTCAAGCCCGGCGGCAAAATGGTACTCACCACGCCGAACAGCTATTTCTGGCTCATGCGGCCGTTCCACTGGATCGGGCTGACACCCCGAAAACTCCAGCGAAAAGACCACACCCAATTCTTTGATGAGAAACAGATTCGGCGATTATTTCCGCGCGCACATATCTACGGATTTTTTCCGTATATGCTCGTCAAAGTGATGATTGACAAGCTTCTTGGCCCGCTCACACCGACGTTTGTGATCAGTGAGCGGAAAGAGGCGAAAGAGGTTACGCCCACTTTTTCGCCAGCAAAAAAAGCCCTGCTGAAAAAAGAAAAAGACCGAGCGCAAACGAGAAAAATTTAATCAGAAAGTCAAACATCAGCCACACCCCTACACTGATGAGAATAATTCCGAAAACAATGTTGATAATGCGCATTGAAATACCGAGCCGCCGCATGGATCATGCACCTTCCTTCTTTTTCTCTCCTTCGTTTTCTCTTTTTTTGTTTTTTCGTTTAAGTTTACTTATTCGCCTTCACTATCGCTCGCATCGCCACTTTCTTTGTCGTCTCCATCAATCAGTATATTGATCGGCATGCCGAGGAATGCATTAATGGCGTCTTCAGCACCTTCGCGGAGCGTGCTGACGTCGTCCTTGGTTTCTTTTTTTTCTGCCTTTTTAACTTTTACGATTCCAGCAGCGTGTTTCGTCTTGAGGTGGGCAGTTTTGTACTCGAGCTCTTCAATCTCGCGCTGGACATTGTTGAGTCGGATGCGCTTGTACACGTCAAGAATTTGCTCGTTGATTTTTTCCATGAGCGCAGCGGTGTTTTTCAGGTGCTCAACCGAAAGTTCGTTGAGCCGCGCTAGAGAATCGTGGCGTTCTTTGTCGTCCGTGCCAAACTGGCCGGTGAGGATGGTGCCGCGCAGCCGGTCGAGCCCGTCGACAATCAGCACGTTGGTGTCGGCAAGCAGCGCATCGCCAGCGTTTGCGAGGTATGATTGAAAGAGCCGCGCTTCTTCAGGATACGCAGCGCAGTATTTGCGGATGAGCCGCTCAATTGAGGAAAATGATTTTGAAAGAAGGTCGTGATGGTTCTTCAGTTTGCCCTTGAGCGCAGCCATTTGTTTTTGGAGCACTTCGAGTTCCTGAAATTGTTTTCCCGTCCGGAGCTGCTGCATGTGGGTTTCAGCGCTTGCAATCAGGCTTTCGGTGAGGGCAAGTGCCTGCTTTTCTTGGATGATGGTATCAGCAAAGCCGCCTTTTTGCTTGACGGTTTCTTCGAGCTCGTTGATTTTCTTTTTTATGGTGGCAAGCTCGGCAAGCTTTGTTTGTTTCAGGCCGGCGAAAACTCCTTCAATGGCAGTGAGTTGGTTTCCCACATCACGAACCTCGTTGGAAAAGAATTCTTTGAGGATGATATAGTTGCGTGCCGTGTTTTTGACCAGCTGTCCCATCCGCTCTTCTGCCCCAGAGATAAACTGAAGCAATTTTTCATACGCAAGCTCGTTGGGAACAACGAGGCCGTCGGCAAAAGCGCTGACCGTGCGGAGATATGCTTCGCGGTTGCCAAGCATGATTTGTTTTTCTTTTTCTGGCAACGCCGCATTCATGAGTTGGGCTTCGCCGAGCAGTTTCAGCTTGTCCTTGAGCACGCCGCGTGCGTCCTGCAGTTGGCGCAGTTTTTCCCGGAGCTGCTGTTTTTCCTCGTCAATAAGCGTCATGCTGCGCTCAATAAACCAGTCAAACAGCCGTTCAAGAGGGATGTTGTATTCCTCAATTGCAGCTTTTTTAAAGAACGTTTTGAGCCACTTCACGGTTTCACCACTTCCCCCCTTCCCCGGTTCCTTGTATCGGGGCGGTGCTGGCAGTATTTATATGGTTTGTTATACTCCAGTGATGGGAAGATACAGATGAAGATAAAGATTTTTAAAGTTTCAAATCTTGGCAGGGAGTATGAAAAAGCAAAAAAAGCACGCAAAAAAACAGGAAGAGCGCGCTACGGCGCAGCGCCGTGTTCACGAGCTTTTTTCCACCGCGGCAATACGGGCGTCGGCACCGGCAGCAGCCAACCGGCTGGTGCGGACTGCACGCCGGCTGGCAATGAAATTCCGGCTCCGACTTCCCTCAACGCTGAAACGCCGTGTGTGCAAGCACTGTTACGCCTATCTCCGGCCAGGTGTGAATTGCCGTGTGCGACTCGCGAAACAGCGCGTCATTTATCGGTGCAACGCGTGCAAGAAATTTATGCGGTTTCCGTATGTGCGTTAAGCTATATTTTTTACTGTAGAGTACTCACCACATAAATCTTTATATAGAGCTTCCTGCCCCCGCAAACGAGGGGATTATGGATGGCAACAGAAGCAAAAAATCTTCGTGATGTAAGCAGTGTTCTTCGTACTTCTTTTCAGGCCATCAAACGTGACATCGCCGGCCTCACCGAACGCCTTGAGGCAAACCAGCAACGCAATGAGATGGTTGCGCACCAGACCCAGCAGCTTGAGCATACGCTTGGCCTGCTTGCCGGCGATTTTATCACCACGGACAAACTAAACGTCGTCAAAATCCAGCTCGGCGACCTGAAAGATGAGCTCAAGCGCGCTGATGCCGCAGAAAAAGCAGTGCGCGACCTACGCTCAATTGCCGCAACCAAAGTCACGACAGAAAAAGCACTGGCAGACCTGCGCAGCGAATTTGAGGCAAAGCACGCCCGCTGGCGCTCAAACGTAAAATCGCTCACCAAAACAGTTGACAGCGCATTTGAAAAAATCAACAAAAACATGGCGGTTGTGCAGACGGCAAACAATAGAGACATTGACGGCCGCATGGCAGGATTCAGAAAAGAGTTTGA
This genomic stretch from Candidatus Woesearchaeota archaeon harbors:
- a CDS encoding class I SAM-dependent methyltransferase; this encodes MVVQIFLRWAKKLPIDLGQEAMNEKTKGKKIAAALVPHVPPSEFGKRIALDVGCRNGHQTLLLERMGYRVTPVDIEKSFDRCIIVDANKKLPFKDNSYDLIWCSEVIEHLANPAFTASEFRRVLKPGGKMVLTTPNSYFWLMRPFHWIGLTPRKLQRKDHTQFFDEKQIRRLFPRAHIYGFFPYMLVKVMIDKLLGPLTPTFVISERKEAKEVTPTFSPAKKALLKKEKDRAQTRKI
- a CDS encoding ribonuclease P, whose amino-acid sequence is MKKQKKHAKKQEERATAQRRVHELFSTAAIRASAPAAANRLVRTARRLAMKFRLRLPSTLKRRVCKHCYAYLRPGVNCRVRLAKQRVIYRCNACKKFMRFPYVR
- a CDS encoding STT3 domain-containing protein; its protein translation is MTTMKTDEGKNEKKEEATISPQSSSPNDSNDITVDFSKIWHSAKQFRKSSFLKTALAVLLLIIPLILSIYIRAQPIGLTVTKDWAHNAVDNALRNQLSAKIDEQYGNVPVESKQRILDKEFSNFVDRNPNQYQSQLNYFADQYKSQFSAPDGTAYLGDIDSYLWLRKAQNILDHGNAGTEIRDGRTFDGFLVAPNGDFTADNWHPRFIVMVYKFISLFKSVSLAYAQFYVPVIVGALATLFAFLIGKKLTNSFGGFFAGMIAAANPVIVSRTVTTDSDSYTVLFHFLVIWLFLQALTAGSLKKKAMYAGLLGLSLSVFSMIWEGWWYSFDLMLFVLVALAVYYIVMEWRKKSLATIRSHAHLKTIGIVLLGLVLSSFLFVSLFRSPSYYIHIQSSIFTVPFTLQDATKVSLWPNVYTTVAELNQIDVSNIMPQLGSGLLVVLGFFSIALLALYKRSYFFALGGLAWYAAVYVLFTRGVATNTVLLAVLLGLPVLGFVILSLARKKEIPLIRLASALLFVLWVGSMFYASTNGIRFVVQIVVGLALLMGVGVGTLVTALPQAAEQLMQTETFKIKSAQKYVTRMVMLITVIFFCFILIAPAKAGISMGRDQAPIFDDGWYNTMMKIKSDTAPDAIITSWWDFGHYFKAIGNRRVTFDGGTQNRPQAHWVGKILLTSDEDEALHILRMLNCGGNNAFDSINKIFTDPLKSIKLTYGLLRLDKQKGTAALEKITNKEDAQRIAGYLYCTPPESIFITSEDMRGKGGVWSHFGSWDFERAKIWLEIKNKNRDDAIEYLQKEFNYPPDQGEKIYNDIQQIPNQREANTWITGWPNYMNIGTCEDDEKDTTSMRCTASVNSNRVVLRINKDTKDVFAENSATKQHPNVIVWQDATGFHERRYDKNTLEIGVALIGNNILIMDKDLAASMFTRLFFFQGGGLKHFTLLADEQSTTTGKIFAWKVAWPKEWLN
- a CDS encoding glycosyltransferase family 2 protein; this encodes MKQIDLSIVVPAYNEEKNMQPLYEKISAVMQRIKRSYEIIFVDDGSTDGTLRELEAFRDSHVIVIKFRKNFGQTAALDAGFKSARGKILVPLDADLQNDPEDIPRLVAKLEEGYDVVSGWRVKRRDSWAKKIVSRGANLLRKVLLQDTIHDSGCTLKAYRRECFEHLTLYGEMHRFIPALLGLRGFKITELQVRHHPRAHGKTKYSIKRVVKGFLDMLVVTFWMKYSTRPIHLFGTLGIFTTFIGFLIGVYLTVLKLFFNEPIGNRPLLLLTIMLIVLGAQFVIFGLMSDILVKIYYKNEPTYAIEKMHKKQK
- a CDS encoding NAD-dependent epimerase/dehydratase family protein, whose translation is MEPILVTGGAGFIGSHVCKKLLEKGYRVVCVDNLNDYYNPDIKKKNVEHLCAHAEFVFYHADILDVRALDIVFEKEHPTRIIHLAARAGVRPSLEQPNLYANVNIRGTLNVLECARRQGIRRVVFGSSSSVYGLNTTVPFLETDDVANQASPYGVSKRAGELYCYNYHHLYGLSIACLRFFTVYGPSGRPDMAPYKFTKLISEGKSIELFGDGTSQRDYTYVDDIVQGVVAALEHPDIGFEIINLGDSRPVPLKQFIAITEEAVGKKASIVHQPFQHGDVPVTFANIEKARALLGYAPETPLEQGMAHVVAWFNEQKKKKQEK